The Mycolicibacterium flavescens genome has a segment encoding these proteins:
- a CDS encoding Activator of Hsp90 ATPase homolog 1-like protein — MTEIDVDHQISAVARTVGKRTIDAGEAHVVTIKQTYDTDQADLWDAVTNIERIPRWLMPISGDLKVGGSYQLHGNAGGTILTCDPPKSFTATWEYGGNTSWIEVSVSDQGADRAQLVIEHIAVVGDEMSLQFGPGAVGIGWDSMVLGLAMHLSTGEAVDPEFGAQWVTTAEGRRFLALSNDAWYEANIASGADPAAAREAADRCLKAYYGEA, encoded by the coding sequence ATGACCGAGATCGACGTGGACCACCAGATCAGTGCCGTCGCACGCACCGTCGGGAAACGCACGATCGACGCCGGCGAGGCACACGTCGTCACCATCAAGCAGACCTACGACACCGATCAGGCGGATCTGTGGGATGCCGTGACCAACATCGAGCGCATCCCGCGGTGGTTGATGCCGATCTCGGGCGACCTGAAGGTCGGTGGCAGCTATCAGTTGCACGGCAACGCCGGCGGAACGATCCTGACGTGCGACCCGCCGAAGAGCTTCACCGCCACCTGGGAGTACGGCGGCAACACCAGCTGGATCGAGGTCAGCGTCAGCGACCAGGGCGCGGACCGGGCACAGTTGGTCATCGAGCACATCGCCGTCGTCGGCGACGAGATGTCGCTGCAGTTCGGCCCCGGCGCCGTGGGCATCGGCTGGGACTCGATGGTGCTCGGGTTGGCGATGCATCTGTCCACCGGGGAGGCGGTCGACCCGGAGTTCGGGGCACAGTGGGTCACCACCGCCGAGGGTCGACGCTTTCTGGCGTTGTCCAACGACGCCTGGTACGAGGCGAACATCGCCTCCGGCGCCGACCCCGCCGCCGCGCGGGAGGCTGCCGACCGGTGCCTGAAGGCGTACTACGGCGAGGCCTGA
- a CDS encoding putative transcriptional regulator, whose translation MHAFDVLGDPVRRRILELLADGEQPAGAIAETIGDEFAITQPAVSQHLKVLRDNGFTSVRPDGQRRLYAVDGAAMRDADEWLAGFRRFWSPKLDALGTEIARGKRQRRKKAT comes from the coding sequence GTGCACGCGTTCGACGTCCTCGGCGATCCGGTGCGCCGCCGGATCCTCGAGCTGTTGGCCGACGGCGAGCAGCCCGCAGGAGCCATCGCCGAGACCATCGGCGACGAGTTCGCGATCACCCAGCCCGCGGTCTCGCAACATCTAAAAGTGTTGCGCGACAACGGGTTCACTTCGGTGCGGCCGGACGGTCAGCGCCGTCTCTACGCCGTCGACGGGGCGGCGATGCGCGACGCCGACGAGTGGCTCGCCGGCTTCCGGCGGTTCTGGTCGCCGAAGCTCGATGCACTCGGCACCGAGATCGCGCGCGGTAAGCGACAACGACGAAAGAAGGCAACATGA
- a CDS encoding transcriptional regulator, with product MGKRAESRQRIEEQIIELGRRHLVTDGAAGLSLRAIARDLGMVSSAMYRYVSSRDELLTLLLVDAYSELADHVDHARGEGTPWREQFRAMAHAARRWAVEEPASWALLYGTPVPGYQAPRERTVGPGTRVVAALFDVVGAGIAAGDIPSSKTVVDEPLSSDFEALRDEFDFGGDDGAIAKSFLAWAALVGAISLEVFGQYGPDTLTDPAAVFDLQIGLLIDALQSDKH from the coding sequence ATGGGCAAACGGGCCGAGAGCCGGCAGCGGATCGAGGAGCAGATCATCGAGTTGGGTCGGCGTCACCTCGTGACCGACGGCGCGGCCGGGCTCTCGCTTCGGGCGATCGCCCGCGACCTCGGCATGGTGTCCTCAGCGATGTACCGCTACGTGTCCAGCCGCGACGAACTGCTGACGCTGCTGCTGGTCGATGCATATTCCGAACTCGCCGATCACGTCGACCACGCCCGAGGCGAAGGCACACCGTGGCGCGAGCAGTTTCGCGCGATGGCGCACGCCGCCCGCCGATGGGCGGTCGAGGAGCCCGCCTCGTGGGCGCTGCTCTACGGCACCCCGGTGCCCGGATACCAGGCGCCCCGAGAACGCACCGTAGGCCCGGGGACCCGCGTCGTGGCTGCCTTGTTCGACGTGGTCGGCGCCGGTATCGCCGCCGGTGACATCCCCTCGTCGAAAACGGTTGTCGACGAACCGCTGTCGTCGGATTTCGAGGCGTTGCGCGACGAGTTCGACTTCGGGGGCGACGACGGCGCGATCGCCAAGAGCTTCCTGGCATGGGCGGCTCTGGTCGGTGCGATCAGCCTCGAGGTGTTCGGCCAGTACGGGCCCGACACGCTGACCGATCCCGCGGCGGTCTTCGATCTGCAGATCGGCCTGCTGATCGACGCACTGCAATCAGATAAGCATTGA
- a CDS encoding protein of uncharacterised function (DUF385), translating into MTTRYDEPTRAARVINHVFRWLAEAGVSVAGTKALSVRGRKTGKRRSVVVNVLPVGGRDYLVSPRGHTQWARNARAAGVVEVGPRWRRREVRIAEVPDEVKPELLVRYLDRWFWEVKGHVGGLTPTSSPEELRAAAPSIPVFELVR; encoded by the coding sequence ATGACAACGCGCTACGACGAACCGACGCGGGCCGCCCGCGTCATCAACCACGTCTTCCGCTGGCTGGCCGAGGCCGGTGTCAGTGTTGCCGGGACCAAGGCGCTCTCGGTGCGAGGCCGCAAGACGGGCAAGCGCCGAAGCGTGGTGGTCAACGTGCTCCCGGTGGGCGGTCGCGACTACCTCGTCTCCCCGCGCGGTCACACCCAGTGGGCCCGCAACGCAAGGGCGGCCGGCGTCGTCGAGGTCGGTCCGCGGTGGCGCCGCCGCGAGGTGCGGATCGCCGAGGTGCCCGACGAGGTCAAGCCCGAGCTGCTCGTCCGCTACCTGGACCGCTGGTTCTGGGAGGTCAAGGGACACGTCGGCGGTCTGACGCCGACGTCGTCACCGGAGGAGTTGCGCGCCGCGGCGCCGTCGATTCCGGTGTTCGAGCTCGTGCGTTAG
- a CDS encoding Trypsin domain-containing protein, whose translation MRRHSLRVLAALAAPITAVALMSAPAQANPGVLVYPGMEIRQDNNVCTLGYVDPATRIAFTAGHCRGSGPVRDRNGNLIGMQTVYRDNTPNGATVDTNHQIADWEAIALAPDVAVNDVLPGGKVLVADLGVVPTAGQPVCHFGVVTGESCGNVEAVNNGWFTMANGVVSQKGDSGGPVYVITPDNRAVLIGMFNSTWGQYPAAVSWQTASQQASEAVISAASANVGSVSLP comes from the coding sequence GTGCGCCGACATTCGCTACGGGTACTGGCGGCGCTGGCCGCCCCGATCACCGCGGTTGCGCTGATGTCGGCGCCCGCGCAGGCCAACCCGGGCGTCCTGGTCTATCCCGGCATGGAGATTCGCCAGGACAACAACGTCTGCACGCTGGGTTATGTCGATCCGGCGACCCGGATCGCGTTCACCGCAGGCCATTGCCGAGGCAGTGGGCCGGTGCGCGACCGCAACGGCAACCTCATCGGTATGCAGACGGTGTACCGCGACAACACCCCCAACGGTGCGACCGTCGACACCAATCACCAGATCGCCGACTGGGAGGCGATCGCGCTCGCACCCGACGTCGCGGTCAACGACGTGCTGCCGGGCGGCAAGGTGCTGGTGGCCGACCTCGGTGTCGTGCCGACGGCCGGGCAGCCGGTGTGCCATTTCGGCGTGGTCACCGGCGAGAGCTGCGGCAACGTCGAGGCCGTCAACAACGGCTGGTTCACGATGGCCAACGGTGTGGTCAGCCAGAAGGGCGACTCGGGCGGCCCGGTGTACGTGATCACCCCCGACAACCGGGCGGTGCTGATCGGCATGTTCAACAGCACGTGGGGCCAGTATCCGGCCGCGGTGTCCTGGCAGACGGCGAGCCAACAGGCCAGCGAGGCCGTCATCTCCGCCGCATCCGCCAACGTCGGCTCCGTATCCCTGCCCTAA
- the puuB_1 gene encoding glycine/D-amino acid oxidase, deaminating, with the protein MKTVFDAPVDAGLVERSLATSTLGSVWLDERVGPPRPQFPALTKPVTCDLIVVGGGYTGLWTALHAARRDPDQRIVLIEANRVGWAASGRNGGFVDASLTHGTANGKARWPNDFDVLEEMGLDNLDGMQAEIAELGLDTDWQRTGTLTVATEPHQVEWLRQAAADGEGEFLDTTQVRDEVASPTYLAGLIDAHTCAIVHPAKLVFELARACQDAGVRLYEHTNAVRLDSGGVGLRMQTGQAVVTARQAVLATNVYPSLLKRNWLHTVPVYDYVLATEPLTDDQRGRIGWRGRQGIDDCANQFHYYRLTADNRIVWGGYDAVYHFGRKVRPRYEDRPASYRRLAEHFFLTFPQLDDVRFSHRWAGAIDTNTRFCAHWGLARDGRVAYVNGFTGLGVGASRFAADVCLDLLEGRPTPRTELQMVRERPLPFPPEPLATVGIQATRWSLDRADHAAGRRNAYLRTLDALGLGFDS; encoded by the coding sequence GTGAAAACCGTCTTCGACGCCCCGGTCGACGCCGGTCTGGTCGAACGTTCGCTGGCGACAAGCACGTTGGGCTCGGTGTGGCTGGACGAGCGCGTCGGCCCGCCGCGGCCGCAGTTCCCCGCCCTGACGAAGCCGGTCACCTGCGACCTGATCGTCGTCGGGGGCGGATACACCGGCTTGTGGACCGCGCTGCACGCCGCGCGACGCGACCCCGATCAGCGCATCGTGCTCATCGAAGCCAACCGGGTGGGCTGGGCAGCGTCGGGCCGCAATGGAGGCTTCGTCGATGCCAGCCTGACGCACGGCACCGCGAACGGAAAGGCACGCTGGCCCAACGACTTCGACGTTCTCGAGGAAATGGGCTTGGACAACCTCGACGGTATGCAGGCCGAGATCGCCGAACTGGGCCTCGACACCGACTGGCAGCGCACCGGCACCCTGACAGTGGCCACCGAACCGCATCAGGTGGAGTGGTTGCGCCAGGCCGCGGCCGACGGCGAGGGGGAGTTCCTCGACACCACCCAGGTTCGCGACGAGGTGGCCTCACCGACCTACCTCGCCGGCCTGATCGACGCCCACACCTGCGCGATCGTGCACCCCGCCAAGCTGGTGTTCGAACTCGCCAGGGCGTGCCAGGACGCGGGGGTGCGCCTCTACGAGCACACCAACGCCGTCCGGCTGGATTCCGGTGGCGTCGGGTTGCGTATGCAGACCGGCCAGGCCGTCGTCACCGCGCGGCAAGCAGTGCTCGCGACCAACGTCTATCCGAGCCTGCTCAAGCGCAACTGGCTGCATACGGTGCCGGTGTACGACTACGTGTTGGCCACCGAACCGCTCACCGACGACCAGCGGGGCCGCATCGGCTGGCGCGGCAGGCAGGGAATCGACGACTGCGCCAACCAGTTCCACTACTACCGCCTCACCGCGGACAACCGGATCGTCTGGGGCGGGTACGACGCCGTCTACCACTTCGGGCGCAAAGTGCGGCCCCGCTACGAGGACCGGCCTGCGAGCTACCGCCGGCTGGCCGAGCACTTCTTTTTGACCTTCCCGCAACTCGACGACGTCCGATTCAGTCATCGGTGGGCCGGCGCGATCGACACCAACACCCGGTTCTGCGCGCACTGGGGGCTGGCCAGGGACGGCCGCGTCGCATACGTCAACGGCTTCACCGGACTGGGCGTTGGCGCTTCCCGGTTCGCCGCCGACGTGTGCCTGGACCTGCTCGAAGGCCGGCCCACGCCGCGCACCGAACTGCAGATGGTGCGCGAGCGTCCACTGCCGTTCCCTCCCGAGCCGCTGGCCACCGTCGGCATCCAGGCGACCCGGTGGTCACTCGACCGGGCCGACCACGCCGCCGGACGCCGGAACGCCTATTTGCGGACGCTGGATGCGCTAGGCCTCGGTTTCGATTCGTAG
- a CDS encoding sterol desaturase — translation MDVSGAFSHVLPPLMHDPVVFAVPFFLLLLVIEWAAARKLAHEEADRAPAGAYQRSDAWASIWMGVVSIGTSGVLNFIALLGYAALFVYVAPWQLPANAWYTWVIAIVGVDLLYYVYHRMAHRVRLIWATHQAHHSSQYFNFATALRQKWNISGDVFLRALLPLFGVPPWIVFASFSINLIYQFWIHTERIGKLWGPIEFVFNTPSHHRVHHGMDQQYLDKNYGGIFVLWDRLFGSFAAETVRPHYGLTKQVDTYNIWTLQTHEYVAIARDIRRARRWRDRLGYMFGPPGWAPARPPLVAEQPSAPISA, via the coding sequence GTGGATGTGAGTGGCGCCTTCTCGCACGTATTGCCGCCGTTGATGCACGATCCCGTGGTCTTCGCGGTGCCGTTCTTCCTGCTGCTGCTGGTCATCGAGTGGGCGGCCGCCCGCAAGTTGGCCCACGAGGAGGCCGATCGTGCACCGGCCGGTGCGTATCAGCGGTCCGACGCGTGGGCCAGCATCTGGATGGGCGTGGTCTCGATCGGCACGAGCGGGGTGCTGAACTTCATCGCGCTGCTGGGCTATGCGGCGTTGTTCGTCTACGTCGCGCCGTGGCAGCTACCCGCAAATGCGTGGTACACGTGGGTGATCGCGATCGTCGGGGTGGACCTGCTCTACTACGTCTATCACCGGATGGCGCACCGGGTGCGGCTGATCTGGGCCACTCATCAAGCGCACCACTCCAGCCAGTACTTCAACTTCGCCACCGCACTGCGGCAGAAGTGGAACATCAGCGGTGACGTGTTCCTGCGGGCGCTGCTGCCGCTGTTCGGCGTACCGCCGTGGATCGTCTTCGCCAGCTTCTCCATCAACCTGATCTACCAGTTCTGGATCCACACCGAACGCATCGGGAAGCTCTGGGGCCCAATTGAATTCGTGTTCAATACGCCGTCGCACCACCGGGTGCACCACGGCATGGACCAGCAGTACCTCGACAAGAACTACGGCGGCATCTTCGTCCTGTGGGATCGGCTGTTCGGCAGCTTTGCGGCCGAGACGGTCCGCCCGCACTACGGGCTGACCAAGCAGGTCGACACCTACAACATCTGGACGTTGCAGACACACGAGTACGTGGCGATCGCGCGTGACATCCGCAGGGCGCGGCGGTGGCGCGACAGGCTGGGCTACATGTTCGGCCCGCCCGGGTGGGCGCCGGCGCGACCGCCGCTCGTGGCAGAGCAGCCGTCGGCCCCCATCAGCGCCTGA
- the pnbA_2 gene encoding carboxylesterase type B, with amino-acid sequence MTAGARGSDDALVVDTAYGPVRGLDDGTVKVWKGLRFAAPPAGERRWRAPEPPQRWSEPADATTVGPVCPQPTDPRIPIDLGAPQGDDCLSLNVWAASNIEPGAGKPVMVWVHGGAYVLGSSAQPLYHGRTLAADGDAVIVTVNYRLGALGFLDLSAVSDDFATNLGLRDVLFALQWVRDNIAGFGGDPNRVTVFGESAGGGIITTLLASPAAAGLFGAAIAQSSPATSVYDRERSQRVAALLLDRLGLSSSDAQQLVSVPTSALMTASKQVFDHIPVSTPGTLAFAPIIDGDVVPAHPVQLARDGRTLPVPLIIGTNKHEAALFRWMKSPLMPITPKAIRAMFAEIAAEQPDLQLPDEQQIRAAYRGRGKTIGMGVARDIGFRMPSVWFAEGHREVAPVYLYRFDFATPMLRLLRLGAAHATELPYVWGNLVAGPRDPTFKLGGRRTGKEVSARIRRRWVNFAVDGTPAGFAGDPVWRPYRTSDRATLLIDAEDRVVDDLDHDLRTAWGDQVLSFR; translated from the coding sequence GTGACCGCAGGGGCACGGGGCAGCGACGACGCGCTCGTCGTCGACACCGCGTACGGACCGGTTCGCGGCCTCGACGACGGCACCGTGAAGGTGTGGAAGGGGCTCCGGTTCGCAGCCCCGCCTGCGGGTGAGCGGCGGTGGCGGGCGCCCGAACCGCCGCAGCGCTGGTCCGAACCGGCGGACGCCACGACGGTCGGCCCGGTGTGCCCGCAGCCGACGGACCCGCGCATCCCGATCGACCTCGGCGCTCCGCAGGGCGACGACTGCCTGAGCCTGAACGTGTGGGCGGCATCGAACATCGAGCCGGGCGCGGGCAAACCGGTGATGGTGTGGGTGCACGGCGGCGCCTACGTCCTCGGTTCGTCGGCGCAGCCGCTCTATCACGGCCGCACGCTCGCCGCCGACGGCGACGCCGTGATCGTCACGGTGAACTACCGCCTCGGAGCGTTGGGCTTCCTGGACCTGTCGGCGGTGAGCGACGACTTCGCCACCAACCTCGGCCTGCGCGACGTGCTGTTCGCGCTGCAGTGGGTGCGCGACAACATCGCCGGGTTCGGAGGAGACCCGAACCGCGTCACCGTCTTCGGAGAATCCGCCGGTGGCGGGATCATCACCACGCTGCTGGCCAGCCCGGCCGCCGCCGGCCTGTTCGGCGCGGCGATCGCGCAGAGCTCACCGGCGACCTCGGTCTACGACCGCGAGCGCTCGCAACGGGTGGCAGCGCTGTTGCTCGACCGGCTCGGGCTGAGCTCCAGCGACGCCCAGCAGTTGGTTTCGGTGCCCACCTCCGCGCTGATGACCGCCTCCAAGCAGGTTTTCGACCACATCCCGGTGAGCACCCCTGGCACGCTGGCGTTCGCGCCGATCATCGACGGCGATGTGGTGCCTGCGCATCCGGTCCAGCTCGCCCGGGATGGGCGCACCCTCCCGGTGCCGCTGATCATCGGCACCAACAAGCACGAAGCCGCACTCTTCCGCTGGATGAAGTCGCCGCTGATGCCGATCACGCCCAAGGCGATCCGGGCGATGTTCGCCGAGATCGCCGCCGAACAACCCGACCTGCAGCTGCCCGACGAACAGCAGATCCGCGCGGCGTACCGGGGCCGAGGAAAGACCATCGGTATGGGCGTCGCGCGCGATATCGGGTTCCGGATGCCGTCGGTCTGGTTCGCCGAGGGTCATCGCGAGGTCGCACCCGTGTACCTCTACCGATTCGACTTCGCCACCCCGATGTTGCGGCTGCTGCGGCTCGGCGCCGCGCACGCGACCGAATTGCCGTACGTCTGGGGCAATCTGGTCGCCGGCCCCAGGGATCCGACCTTCAAGCTCGGCGGGCGCAGGACGGGGAAGGAGGTCTCGGCGCGCATCCGGCGGCGCTGGGTGAACTTCGCCGTCGACGGCACACCCGCGGGCTTCGCCGGCGACCCGGTGTGGCGGCCGTACCGCACCTCCGATCGCGCCACCTTGCTCATCGACGCCGAGGACAGGGTGGTCGACGACCTCGACCACGATCTACGCACCGCGTGGGGCGATCAAGTGCTGAGTTTTCGCTGA
- the ebrB gene encoding Small multidrug resistance protein, with the protein MQKWTLLAGAIVVEVAATLSLRASQDHSAWLLVVVGGYLAAFTFLTLVLRAGVPVGVAYGIWGAVGTAGTAVLAAVLFGDPFTWPIVAGIGLIIAGVLLIEFGSHRAVEHR; encoded by the coding sequence GTGCAGAAGTGGACGCTGCTGGCCGGTGCGATCGTCGTCGAGGTCGCGGCGACGCTGTCGCTGCGGGCGTCCCAGGATCATTCGGCGTGGCTTCTCGTCGTCGTCGGGGGCTACCTCGCGGCCTTCACATTTCTGACGCTGGTGTTGCGCGCCGGAGTGCCGGTCGGGGTGGCGTACGGAATCTGGGGAGCGGTCGGGACGGCGGGTACCGCGGTTCTCGCCGCTGTCCTGTTCGGTGACCCGTTCACCTGGCCGATCGTCGCCGGCATCGGCCTGATCATCGCCGGTGTGCTGCTGATCGAGTTCGGTTCGCACCGGGCGGTCGAACACCGGTGA
- the emrE gene encoding cation/cationic drug transporter: MYWTLAGAIVFEVFATLSLRASEGFRKKAWIAPIVLGYLASFYLLWLTLALGMPVGIAYGVWTACGVALVAVIARFVFTEPLTWVMALGIALVVGGVLTIELAGVAH, encoded by the coding sequence ATGTACTGGACACTGGCCGGCGCGATCGTCTTCGAGGTGTTCGCGACGCTGTCGCTGCGGGCTTCGGAGGGGTTCCGCAAGAAGGCCTGGATCGCACCGATCGTCCTGGGTTACCTGGCGTCGTTCTATCTGCTGTGGCTGACGCTGGCGCTCGGGATGCCGGTCGGCATCGCCTACGGCGTGTGGACCGCGTGCGGCGTGGCGCTGGTCGCGGTCATCGCGCGCTTCGTGTTCACCGAACCACTGACCTGGGTGATGGCTCTGGGTATCGCGCTCGTCGTCGGCGGCGTGCTCACGATCGAGCTTGCCGGCGTCGCGCACTGA
- the ybjJ gene encoding arabinose efflux permease family protein: MAPDQQETAEAQSRRARLAVAALFLTNGAVFANLLPRYPEIKTDLGMSNSAYGAAVAAFSAGALAAGLSAAALIRRYRSSRVAVVGTIGIGVFVMLAGMATSPVLLAAGLFAAGTCDAVTDVAQNAHGLRVQRIYGRSIINSLHAVWAAGAIIGGVMGGTALALGISRPLHLGFSAVLCSVVVIVAYRFLLPGSDHDDYRQGRADRAGGAGGAVYAALLGLVLIAVAGAMVEDAGNSWAVLYLRDALGAPGPIAVSGYIAVVTFLFIGRLVGDRLVDRFGERTVVRTGGAITAIGMGLALAFPSVPGTIAGFAMAGLGAATLVPSAMHAADQLPGLQAGSGLTILTWLMRIGFLVAPVLIGVIADATSLRTGLLVVPVAGIVVVLLSGVLSARRRQARS, from the coding sequence ATGGCGCCCGACCAACAGGAGACGGCCGAGGCGCAGAGTCGGCGGGCTCGACTCGCGGTGGCAGCGCTGTTCTTGACCAACGGCGCCGTGTTCGCGAACCTGCTGCCGCGCTACCCCGAGATCAAGACCGATCTGGGGATGTCCAATTCGGCGTACGGCGCGGCGGTCGCCGCGTTCTCGGCGGGGGCGCTGGCGGCGGGGCTGAGCGCGGCCGCGCTCATCCGGCGTTACCGCTCGTCGCGGGTGGCTGTCGTCGGCACCATCGGAATCGGTGTCTTCGTGATGCTCGCGGGCATGGCGACGTCTCCGGTGTTGTTGGCCGCCGGGCTGTTCGCGGCGGGGACCTGCGATGCGGTGACCGACGTCGCGCAGAACGCACACGGCTTGCGGGTGCAACGCATCTACGGTCGTTCGATCATCAACTCGCTGCATGCGGTGTGGGCGGCGGGCGCGATCATCGGCGGTGTGATGGGCGGGACGGCGCTCGCGTTGGGCATTTCGCGCCCGCTGCATCTCGGCTTCTCAGCGGTGCTGTGCAGCGTGGTCGTCATCGTTGCGTACCGCTTTCTGCTCCCGGGGTCCGATCACGACGACTACCGGCAGGGGCGCGCCGACCGAGCGGGCGGTGCCGGCGGTGCGGTGTACGCCGCGCTGCTCGGGCTGGTGCTGATCGCCGTGGCTGGTGCGATGGTCGAGGACGCCGGCAACTCCTGGGCCGTGTTGTATCTGCGTGACGCGCTCGGTGCGCCCGGGCCGATCGCGGTGTCGGGCTACATCGCCGTGGTCACATTCCTTTTCATCGGGCGGCTGGTCGGTGACCGCCTGGTCGACCGGTTCGGAGAACGCACCGTGGTGCGCACGGGTGGCGCGATCACCGCGATCGGTATGGGCCTGGCGCTCGCGTTCCCGTCCGTTCCGGGCACGATCGCCGGTTTCGCGATGGCCGGCCTCGGCGCGGCCACCCTCGTGCCGTCGGCCATGCACGCCGCGGATCAGCTGCCGGGCCTGCAAGCGGGCAGCGGTCTGACGATCCTCACCTGGCTGATGCGCATCGGGTTCCTCGTCGCCCCGGTGCTCATCGGGGTGATCGCGGACGCGACGAGCCTGCGCACCGGCCTGCTCGTCGTGCCGGTCGCCGGCATCGTGGTCGTGTTGTTGTCGGGTGTGCTCAGTGCGCGACGCCGGCAAGCTCGATCGTGA